The Bacteroidota bacterium sequence TTAGCTCCTGTTTTGGCTAAGCATCGTTTGCTAAAATCAAGTATCGAAATTGAGTTGATCAAGAAAGCAATTTCCATTACAGAAAATGCTTTTCAGCGGATTATTAAATTTGTGAAAGCAGGTGTTAAAGAGTATGAAATTCAAGCTGAAATTGATCATGAGTTTACAATAAGTGGTGCTAATGGACATGCCTACGACCCAATAATTGCTTCTGGCAAAAATGCACTTTGCCTTCATTATACGGAGAATAATGACAGCTGTAAGGATGGAGACTTATTGCTTTTGGACTTTGGTGCTCAGTATGCCAATTATGCTTCAGATCTTAGTCGTACAATTCCGGTTAGTGGAAAATTCTCAACACGACAAAAGGAATGTTATGAAGCAGTTTTGTTTGTTTATAAAAAGGCAATAAGCATGATGTTGGTGGGTATTACCATCAACGAATTGAATGCGAAAGTGGGTAAATTAATGGAGGAACAAATGATTTTACTTGGCTTGTTTTCAGAAGAAGATGTGGCCAAACAGGATAAAGAGAAACCTTTATTTACAAAGTATTTTATGCATGGAAATTCTCATTTTATTGGACTGGATGTGCATGATGTAGGCGATAAAGATACTGTTTTTGAAGAAGGGATGATCCTTTCCTGCGAGCCAGGTTTGTATATTGCTGAAGAAGGATTGGGAATTCGTATTGAGACAAACGTATTGATTACACAAGAAGGACCAGTTGATTTAATGGCACATATACCAGTCGAAGTGGAAGAAATTGAGAATTTGATGATCTAACATAGGATTTTGTAAATTTATTCTTCAAATAAATTTCTTCTGTGAATTGAGAACTACAAAAAAGAATATATTATGAAACTTCAGAATTTGCTAGTCTTACCATTGGTTCTATTATTTGCCTGTCAGGGAAATAAAATTTCCAAAAATGCAGAACGAGTATTTAATGAAAAATATCCTGATGCAACAAATGTAGAGTGGTTCAATAATGGTGCTGAAGGATTCAACGTAATGTTTAAGCTGAATGATCAGGATGTGTTTGCTGATTTTGATGCTTCAGCAAATTGGGTTTTAACTACATTTTCCATGGATATTGCTAGTGTTCCGAAAAAAATGCAAAACTATGTTTATGTCTTTTATCCGTCAATAGAAGTCAAGTACGAACGAATTGATATGACCGAGCGCATTGTTTACAAAGCTTATTATGAAATAGAAGATGAAATTAATGAATTGGTATTTGATGAATTTGGTTTGTTGATTGATGATCCCCAAAATCAAATAATTAATAAATTTAAATTGAAATACCCTGAGGCTTCCGAAGTTGATTGGGAATTAGTGAAAAATGGAAATTATTTGGCTGTTTTTGAGCAAGATGAGACTCATTGGAAAGCTACTTTCCTGAAAGATGGAAACTGGATTTGCAGTAAAACTTCACTGACTCTGGAAGATATGCCCGACAAAGTTTGCGACTATTTAATGCGGATTAAGAATTTTGAGGTTTCAGAATACAAGGAAAAAACGAATACCGAAGGAACTAAATACCTAGTTGATGGGCAAATCAAAAATACACCTGTGAGTTTTGTTTTTGACAAGGAGGGTAATTTCATTGAAAAAGTAAATCTGGATTATAAATAGTTCAGATTCGATAATCAATAGCAACTCGCTCAATTCTGATTGTTTTTACATATTCGATAAATTCTAAATGTGCAGGATGAGTTTGATAAATGTGCAGGTCCTTTATGCTTGTAAAACAGCAATTCAAACAAATATCATAATTGTAATCGGATGCTTCTTCATCATTAATGCCAATTTCAAAATTTTTAATAACAGAGATTTGATCTTGTAGTAAATTCAATCTCTCCTTCATTTTGAGTGCAATCTCCACTTTTGATTGGCCATCTTTTTCTTCTTTAAGCGTCCATAAAACGATGTGTCTGATCATTTTTTTAAAGCAAAACTAAGTCAAATGCTATTCTGAAATGAATAAAAATTAATCCTATCTTAGTTCCTTCATATTTTTTATAATAGCTAAATAAATTACAAAATGTTTGATAGTAGTGTTTATATAAACAGACGAAATAAATTAAGAGAATCTGTTGGTTCAGGTATAATTCTCATTTTAGGGAATAGCGAAGCTTCCATGAATTATCCTGCTAACACATATCATTACAGGCAGGATTCAAATTTCCTCTATTTCTTTGGTCTCGATCACGATGGCTTTGCCGGTGTTTTAGATATTGATTCAGGGAAGGATTACATATTTGGCAATGATGTGGATATGGATGATATCATTTGGATGGGTTTTCAGCCCACTCTAAAGGAACGTGCAGTTAAAGTTGGTATTGAAAACACAGCTCCATTTGATAAATTAGACGATTTTGTTAAGGAAGCAACAAAACAAGGACGAAAAATTCATTTTACACAAGCCTATCGTTACGATAATATCCTGACACTTGAAAGTTTAACAGGCATTCACCATTCTAAAATAAAAGAGAGTTTTTCTGAAGAGCTGGTGAAAGCCATTGTTGCTTTACGTTCAATTAAGGAAGATGTAGAAGTAAGCGAAATTGAAAAGGCAATCGATACAGCTTACCTTATGCACACTACCGCCATGAAAATGGCTATGCCCGGTATTGTTGAACAGGAAATTGCAGGTACGGTTGAAGGTATTGCTCTATCTAAAGGCGGTCCCGTTTCTTTTCCGGTTATTTTAAGCATGGATGGACAAACTCTACATAACCATTATCATGGAAATGTATTGAAAGAAGGACGCATGATGGTTTGTGATGCAGGTTGTGAAACAACAATGCATTATGCTTCTGATATTACACGGACTGTGCCGGTTGGAGGAAAGTTCAATCAAAGGCAAAAAGAAGTATATCAGGCAGTTTTGAATGCTAATATGGAAGCTATAAAAGGGGCGAAACCAGGTGTTTTTAACAAAGATCTTCATTTGCTGGCAGCTAAAACATTGGCCAATGGTCTGAAAGATATAGGCTTGATGAAAGGCAATATTGATGAAGCAGTTGCACAAGGTGCACACGCCTTATTTTTTCCTCATGGCTTAGGTCATATGATGGGACTGGATGTACATGATATGGAAGATTTAGGTGAGAAATACGTAGGCTATGATGATGAAGTTGAACGTAGTTCTCAATTTGGTTTAGCCTTTTTAAGAATGGGTAGAAGACTACAGAAAGGTTTTGTATTTACGATTGAACCAGGTTGTTATTTTATTCCTGCATTGATTGACCAGTGGAAAGCTGAAAAGAAATTCATGGATTTTATCAATTACGATTTAGTTGAAACCTACAAAGATTTTGGCGGAATTCGGATTGAAGATGATATACTCGTTACAGCTGATTCTTATCGGGTTCTTGGGAAACCAATTCCGAAGACAATTGCTGAAATTGAAGATATAATGTCTTAAACTTTCTTCAAAAAAAATTAAGCCTGATGAAATTATCATCGGGCTTTTTTATTTGAGGTAGTCGCTTATATAATTTTTATATAATTGTTGAATTCTTCGACTAAAAGGACCGCTATTGCCATCTCTTATTGTTTTTTCATTGAGCTGAACAACAGGCATAACTTCTGTAGAAGTTCCTACTAAAAATAATTCATCTACATTGTTTAACTGCTCTTCTGTAATGGCCTTTTCGATTATTGTAATATCATTAGTTCGACAAAGGTCAATCACTATTTCTCGGCTAATACCTGATAAAATATGATTTGATTTTGGGTGTGTATATACACAATCATCTATTACAGCAAATACATTTGTATGTGAGCCTTCAGTTAATAATCCATCTCTTAAAAATATGGATTCAAATGCATCACAATCAGCTGCTTGCTGTGCCGAAAGAATATTAGAAAGTAAGGCCGTGGATTTGATATCACAGCGGGTCCAGCGGAAATCCTCCATCGTAATTACTTTCACTCCTTTTTGAAACAATTCCTCAGAATAGGGAGTAAATTCCCGAGCTCTGATAAAAACTGTTGGATCCACTTTTTCATCCGGAAATGCATGCATGCGTTTGAAAACACCACGGCTAACTTGAAGGTAAATAGTGGCTTCTTTTTCGCCTAAATTGTTTTTTTCAATTAGTTGTTGAACAGTAGGAATAATTCGCTCTACATTATTCATTTCTATCCGCAACTGCGACAAACTGTATTTTAAGCGAACTATATGTTCATCGGCATAAAAGAGCTTGCCTTTGTAAGAGCGAAATACTTCATACGAACCATCACCAAATACAAATCCTCTGTCGTTGGGAGAAATTTTCACCTCATACTCCGGCATGAATTCGCCATTGAAATAAACAGTTAATTGGTCAGTCATTATAGAACTTAGAATTTATTGAATTGAATCAGGGAGCGAATGTATGAAATATTTGAATTAGGTTGAGATTTTACAAGACAATAAAACGACCTTTCAGGCATTTCTGATTTTCAAAACAAAGTTGAAACAGGTAATGACCACTTTTGAAATCTTCTTTTCGAATAATAATGCTGTTGGTATTGGTTTCAATTTTTTTCACCCTTTGGCCATTAAGATCGTAAACAATCAATACCAGTTTTTCATTAGCCTTGTTTTCAATAAATATGGTAGAAACATCACCTATAGGATGAGGTGAGATTGAATAACCATCCTCGTTAAAATTAATGAAAAGAACTGTAATCGTATTGGAGTAACCACTGCTGCCAAGCTTTAATCTGTAGTGATTTAATTGATTGGGTAGGGGTAAGCTATCGGTAAAACTAAATTCAATTGGTTCGTTAAAACTTCCGCAAATGCCTTCGATTTGACCTATCTTGTTAAAATTCAGATCCGTATGGCTTCGTTCAATAGTTGTTCCCGTACAAACAAAACCTTTTTCAAAAGTCCAATGAAGGTATACAACTTTGTCTATTTGTACAGCTGTGAAATTTCTCAGATTATTCTGTGCAAAACATCCGTATATAATACATGTATTTAAAGCTAACATCACAAAAAATCGCATACCCGAATTCGGCAAGAATGAAGCCAGCACTGGATTTACATATCAATAAATAATGATATGAAAATATTTAAAGATTCGATTCAATTGGCTCTCAGTAGCTTAGGGTATTATGCTGAAAAAACATTTGCAAAGCCTCCTTGCCAAATCTTATTTTAGCTGTAGAATTCAGTATTAATCCACTAAATCTCGTAAGAAATGAAAACTGTAAATGGTTTAATACTACTCTTTTGTCTTTTTTTTCTGTTCAGCCAAACTGCTGAAGCACAAAATGTTGGTATTAGTACCACAGCTGCCACACCCAATTCAAATGCCTTATTAGATATAAGTTCTCCTGCAACAGGACAAGGAAAAGGATTGCTTATTCCCAGAATCACCTATGCACAAAGGACTACGGCCGGTCAGGCTGGTGGACTATTAGATGGTTCCAGTAATTTGCATGGTGGGGCAGCACAAGGTTTAATGATTTATCAAACGGATGGTTCGGGTGATGGAGAAGGATTTTATTACAATACAAGTGCTACGTCCACCCCCAATTGGGTTTATATTTCAAATAATTCAGTTACTGAACGGAATAATCATGTAATTGTTAAGTCAGTATCGGATTTTCCTGATGCTGTTAGCGGAGTTATAACCTTAGCAGATAATGTAACATACGAAATAAATGGAACCGTAAGTTTGGGAAGCACCCGGCTTGTTATGGGCGTTTCCAATGTCATTCATGGAATTGATAAATCGGATGATAAACTTGTTTATACGGGAACAGGTAGTATGATAACTTCTGTGAATCAGGACTTTACTATTCGAACAATAATGCTATATGCCCCAACAACGGGAAGTCAGGTTTTTGATGTTACTGGCTCAACATATAAAATTCAATTAATGGATAATATTTTTTATGGTTGTAAAGATTTGGGAGATTTTAATGGTGGAGATTGTCTTGTCATTAATCTGAACCTGACCATTGCCTGTAGTGAAGGTTTTGAATTTAAAGGAACTTTAAACAAAGTTTTTTTTGTTAGCAATATGTATGAATCCAATTTGGCAGGAACAGCCATAAGATTTCCATCTGGATCTTTTGAAGTTGTTCAAATAACGAATAATTATTTTAGTGTAAATACTGGTTTAACCGGATTGAATATTACCGCTGCATCTGCTAGTGTGGCTGATGCTAAAATTACGCATAATTTTTTCACAGGATCAGGAACATATTTAACTGGAGTATCCTCTGCATATGCATCCTGGTTTTTCTATGGAAATACCGAATTACCAGATAGTGAACCCTTTGGTACGTTAGAGATTCATGGCAATACAACGGCTACTAGTATTGCTTCGCATAATACCTATTATAAAGCATCTGGCGCTAATTATACTTCTAGTGGCGAATTATTCGATACCAATGGTGTTCATAATCGATTGCGATATAAAGGGGTAAAAGATATGAAGGCATCATACTCTGTAACTGGAAGCATAAAAGTAGCCAGTTCCGGCAATAAAGTAAAAATTGCTGTTTATAAAAATGGAAGCACCCGCATAGGTTGGGCACAAATAACACCATCAAATACCACTGGTGAATTTAACTTTTCCATTAATGGCAACAGAACTTTGGAAACAAACGACTATCTGGAAGTTTATGTTTATGCTCAATCAACACCATTTAATATTACACTAACGGAATTAAATATGAGTATTGAGGATTAGCTATGTTCTTATGCAAAAGTAATGCTTAGTGTATGTTATTGTCATACAGGGCGTAGTACGAAATATTTGCATTAGCTATTCCCAAAAAAGTATTTTCGCTATGAAAGGATTGAATAAAAAGATAATGGTGAATGTTATGAAAAATTTGAAAGGAATAATACTACTAGCAGCTATATTACTAGCTGGATTCCAGATCACCTCCAGCCAGAATATTGGAATAAGTACAACTGGAGCAACACCTAATTCAAATGCAATATTAGATATCGTCAGCCCCTCAACTGGACAAGGAAAAGGATTATTAATTCCAAGAATAACATATGCTCAACGTACTCTTTCCAGTCAGGCAGGTGGATTATTGGATGGTTCTGGCAATTTATATGGAGGGGCTGCCCAAGGATTAATGGTTTATCAAACTGATGCTTCAGGAGATGGTGAAGGTTTTTATTTTAATACAAGTTCAAGTTCAACTCCTAATTGGGATTATATTTCCAGCAAATCTGTTAGCGAAAGAAGTAATCATGTGTTAGTAAAATCACTTGCGGATTTCCCATCCCCTGTAAGTGGCGAAATTATACTAGAAGATAATATTTCATATGAAATAAATGGAACTGTAAATATTGGTAGTAATAGAATTATTATGGGTGTATCTAATACTATTTATGGTATTGATAAATCGAATGACAAATTGGTTTATACAGGAAGTAGTAATATGATTAGTGGGAGCAATCAGGATTTTACAATAAGAACTGTATTTATATATGCTCCAATTGCTGGAAGTAAAGTGTTTAATGTAACAGGTTCTACAAACAAGGTTCAATTGGTTGACAATATTTTTGGTGGTTGTAAAGATTTAGGAGTGTTTGATGGAGGAGAAATGCTTGTAGTTGATAGAAATTTAATTGTGAGTTGTTCAAATGGGCTAGAATTAAAAGGTGACCTAGAGCATGTTTTTTACGTCCAAAACGTTCATGAAGAAAACACAGGCAGTCTTTATACTATTCCTTCGGGTACTTTTCATGTTATCATGATTTCCGGGAATTATTTTGATATTGATTCGCCATCAATTGGTCTTGATATCGCAGCTTTTTCTGCAACTATATCAGATGCAAAAATTGTAAATAACTTTTTTGTAGGTGATGGTACTTACATTAATGGCGTATCTACCAGCTATGCTTTCTGGTTTTTCTTTGGAAATACCGAATTGCCTGATAGTAAGCCTTCAGGAGAATTAGAAATTCATGGAAATACTACGGCTACCAGTATTGTAACGCATAATACTTATTATAAAGCAGAAGGAGTAAATTACTCTTCCAGTGGTGAATTGTTTGATACAAATGGTGTTAGCAACAGGCTTAGATATACTGGAACAAAAGATTTAAAATCATCATATACAGTATCAGGTAGCTTGAAAGTGGCAGCATCAGGTAATAAAGTAAAAGTTGCTGTTTATAAAAATGGGACTGAACGTCTTCACTGGACACAATTAACGCCAACCAATACAAGCTCTGAGTATAGTTTTTCAATTCAGGGAACTGAGGAATTAGAAACCAATGATTATTTGGAGGTTTTTGTTTATGCTCAATCGACAAGATTTGATATTACTATTACTGAGTTGAATTTTAGTATTGAAGACTAGTTTATGGTTTCAAAGAAAGATTAAATATATGGAGTCAATACACATTATTTACAAATAAACGATTCGAACTATGAAAAGAATATTTATCATCTTAATATTTGTGAGTTTGCTCAGTAGCATGAATTCACAAGCTCAATTGAAGAACAATGGTGCTGTATTAACCCTTACTTCTGGCTCTTCTTTGGTCATAAGTGGTTTTGATTATGTGAATCAAAGTTCAGGGAGTAGTCATGGTGATATTAATCTTTCAGGAACTATATATTTGGATGGTGACTGGACTAATAATGCAACAGCAGGGCAATTGCTGGATTCAACAGCAAGTACAGGTACAGTTGTATTTAATGGGAGTACTACACAAACAATTAGCGGTATGGAATCGCATTTCTATAATTTAAGTGTAAATTCTGGAGCTGCTGTAAATGTTTCAGCGGGTGATTTGGTTAAAGTATATAACGATTTTACAAACAATGGCGATTTTACCTTGAAAGCGAGTTCATCAGCTATTGCCTCCTTAATTGATGCAGGCTCGTCATCGAATCTTTTGGGTTCTGGGAATTATAAAATAGAAAGATATATGCCCTCAGCAGGATGGCACTATGTGTCGTCACCGCTAACAAAAGCATCTAGCACAACCAATGTATTTTGGGGTGCTGCTGTTTATTCATATGTTGAAAACACCAATAGTTGGCAAGCACATTATAACAACGAACAATTGGATGTGATGAAGGGCTATGATATTTATTACAAAACAGCTTCTCCCACGATTAGTTTTAGTGGGACATACAATACAGGAAACCAGTCTATTGCATTAACAAAATCAAATGATGGATATAATTTTGTGGGTAATCCGTATCCTTGTACGATCGATTGGGATGCATCCAGTGGTTGGACCAAAACCAATGTGTATAATGGTATTTATATTTGGGATGCCACTTTACTTTCAGGACTTGGTGATTACATGGAATATGTAGGAGGTGTTGGAAATAATGGAGGCACACGCTATATTCCCCCTACACAGGCATTTTTTGTTTTTGTTCCTAATGGTTATTCAAGCGGAACAATAGGCGTGTCCAATGCTGTAAAAGTTAATAAAACCTCAGTTCCTTTTAGAACTGCTAACAAAGGGAATTATATCCGTTTTAAGGTAACTGAAGGCACATTAACGAATTCAACAGTGCTAAGGTTACACGAGGCTGCAAGCGAATTGTTTGATGGGGATTTTGATACCTATAAAATTTTCCATTCCAATAAAATTGTTCCTCAGCTATATACAGAATTAGATGCAGTTAATTATTCGATCAATACGATTGGATATGTTCAAAACAATACCATCATTC is a genomic window containing:
- a CDS encoding M24 family metallopeptidase; the encoded protein is MSRYDTIDPQLFINNRAKLAADLEANSMAILNANDQFPRNGDQLHKFYQNSDLFWASGLEQEQCILLLYPDAKNPKYKEVVFILKPNELLSIWDGSKYTIEDVKKISAIQTVLFLDDFEILLRELMNECEKVYLNAIEYAKFQTEVPYRDLRFTDWMKKEFQNHTFERLAPVLAKHRLLKSSIEIELIKKAISITENAFQRIIKFVKAGVKEYEIQAEIDHEFTISGANGHAYDPIIASGKNALCLHYTENNDSCKDGDLLLLDFGAQYANYASDLSRTIPVSGKFSTRQKECYEAVLFVYKKAISMMLVGITINELNAKVGKLMEEQMILLGLFSEEDVAKQDKEKPLFTKYFMHGNSHFIGLDVHDVGDKDTVFEEGMILSCEPGLYIAEEGLGIRIETNVLITQEGPVDLMAHIPVEVEEIENLMI
- a CDS encoding Dabb family protein, which gives rise to MIRHIVLWTLKEEKDGQSKVEIALKMKERLNLLQDQISVIKNFEIGINDEEASDYNYDICLNCCFTSIKDLHIYQTHPAHLEFIEYVKTIRIERVAIDYRI
- a CDS encoding aminopeptidase P family protein, whose translation is MFDSSVYINRRNKLRESVGSGIILILGNSEASMNYPANTYHYRQDSNFLYFFGLDHDGFAGVLDIDSGKDYIFGNDVDMDDIIWMGFQPTLKERAVKVGIENTAPFDKLDDFVKEATKQGRKIHFTQAYRYDNILTLESLTGIHHSKIKESFSEELVKAIVALRSIKEDVEVSEIEKAIDTAYLMHTTAMKMAMPGIVEQEIAGTVEGIALSKGGPVSFPVILSMDGQTLHNHYHGNVLKEGRMMVCDAGCETTMHYASDITRTVPVGGKFNQRQKEVYQAVLNANMEAIKGAKPGVFNKDLHLLAAKTLANGLKDIGLMKGNIDEAVAQGAHALFFPHGLGHMMGLDVHDMEDLGEKYVGYDDEVERSSQFGLAFLRMGRRLQKGFVFTIEPGCYFIPALIDQWKAEKKFMDFINYDLVETYKDFGGIRIEDDILVTADSYRVLGKPIPKTIAEIEDIMS
- the dat gene encoding D-amino-acid transaminase; this encodes MTDQLTVYFNGEFMPEYEVKISPNDRGFVFGDGSYEVFRSYKGKLFYADEHIVRLKYSLSQLRIEMNNVERIIPTVQQLIEKNNLGEKEATIYLQVSRGVFKRMHAFPDEKVDPTVFIRAREFTPYSEELFQKGVKVITMEDFRWTRCDIKSTALLSNILSAQQAADCDAFESIFLRDGLLTEGSHTNVFAVIDDCVYTHPKSNHILSGISREIVIDLCRTNDITIIEKAITEEQLNNVDELFLVGTSTEVMPVVQLNEKTIRDGNSGPFSRRIQQLYKNYISDYLK
- a CDS encoding T9SS type A sorting domain-containing protein, with amino-acid sequence MLASFLPNSGMRFFVMLALNTCIIYGCFAQNNLRNFTAVQIDKVVYLHWTFEKGFVCTGTTIERSHTDLNFNKIGQIEGICGSFNEPIEFSFTDSLPLPNQLNHYRLKLGSSGYSNTITVLFINFNEDGYSISPHPIGDVSTIFIENKANEKLVLIVYDLNGQRVKKIETNTNSIIIRKEDFKSGHYLFQLCFENQKCLKGRFIVL
- a CDS encoding T9SS type A sorting domain-containing protein, with the translated sequence MKRIFIILIFVSLLSSMNSQAQLKNNGAVLTLTSGSSLVISGFDYVNQSSGSSHGDINLSGTIYLDGDWTNNATAGQLLDSTASTGTVVFNGSTTQTISGMESHFYNLSVNSGAAVNVSAGDLVKVYNDFTNNGDFTLKASSSAIASLIDAGSSSNLLGSGNYKIERYMPSAGWHYVSSPLTKASSTTNVFWGAAVYSYVENTNSWQAHYNNEQLDVMKGYDIYYKTASPTISFSGTYNTGNQSIALTKSNDGYNFVGNPYPCTIDWDASSGWTKTNVYNGIYIWDATLLSGLGDYMEYVGGVGNNGGTRYIPPTQAFFVFVPNGYSSGTIGVSNAVKVNKTSVPFRTANKGNYIRFKVTEGTLTNSTVLRLHEAASELFDGDFDTYKIFHSNKIVPQLYTELDAVNYSINTIGYVQNNTIIPLNYKPGQSGHHKLEFDLDAFEDALISYDIILEDTKTGAIVDFKQQKEYSFQAEVGDNEKRFLIHLAQAGSIKSVDFNNPTSITETEKSVVSIYASHHEIVFKSNNRIDGQLSIYDVSGKQLFTEWIENSAYQTFAIPSQGVYLVSFENNEISSNTKVLIQ